From Gammaproteobacteria bacterium:
TGCGCCGATCAGTGCCACCCAGCGATCCACCCCCAGGCGCTGGTGCTCACGATAGCCGTTTGTTACACCAAAACTTTTACTCTGAACAGCCACAAACTCCGGTTCGATTTGCCAGATCTTAGCAGTCCAAGTACTTAGGACATTAGCTACCTGGGCGCCAGCAACATTTGACACCATGATACGTGATGGTGGAGAAAGCGCATGCCAATGCTCGTCAAGTAGCTTACTGAGATCGAGGACGTCGTACGACGCTATACCCGATGAGGCTACCTTATCCCGTATTAGGTTCCCCCATTTGATCCGGGTATTGCCGATGTCGACTAAAAAGATCAAGTGTGCAGTCTCAGGCTGACCTCACCGGAAGTGAAAGTCTGTACAGAACCGTTTACAGACATCATCAGCCCACCATGGGGGTCGATGCCAACGACATGTCCGACGAGCTGCTTATCTGGTAACGTCAGGGTTACCGACTGACCGCTGATCAAATCGTATTGCGCCCATTCGTCTCGAAAGCCAGCAAAACCGTGCCTCGCATAGGCTTGCAGCACGATCAGCAGATCTGAAATCAACTTAGCCGAAAGTTTGTTACGGGATACCGGAGTCTGCACAATACTCACCATATCCACCCAAGGTTGTCCGACCTCCGGCTGCGGGGTCACCGGAAACGCAACGTTTAAACCGATCCCTGCGACGACGTAACAGGGTCCCGTTGATTCACCACGCATTTCCAATAGTACCCCGGCCAACTTGCGTCCCTGCCACATCACATCATTCGGCCACTTTAGTCCCACACCCGTGATACCGAACGCACGAAGCGTGCGCACAACCGCTACACTGCCGGCTAACGCGAGGCCTGTCAGTGCGTCAGGAAAGCTATCAAAGCACCAACCGATCGATAAACAGACGCCTGCCCCTAGAGGTGACACCCAGCAACTGCCGCGCCGGCCCCTGCCAGCTGTCTGAAACTCAGCCAAACACACATTTCCATGTGCGTGATCTAGACGATCAAGTAAGCGCTGATTGGTAGAATCCGTCTCAAAATAGATATCGATCCGAGTCAACAGATCTCTGGCAGATGATTCAATTCCAAACAGTATCCGCTCACGATCCAGCAACTCGATCGCCCTCGCCAGACAGTATCCTTTGCCTGGCACGCCCCGCACGTCAAGACCATAACGCTGCAGCGATTTAACACGCTTCCAAACCGCAGCACGACTGATGCCTAACCGAGCTCCCAGACTTTCGCCGGAATGAAAATCGCCGTTTGCCAGTAGAGATAAAAGGTTCCAGCGCCGTTCCATTTAACTATGATGCTTGTGTGCCACTAACTCCATCTATCAGCAAGCACTTTAGGCTGGAATGGATTCAAGAATGCGGCAAGACCCTTCCTCTCCAGCTCCAACAAGCCATACCTCATCAAGTGAAAAATAAAACGACAGGCTACCCGGAAGAATAGCCTGTCGCATGTGCAACTGCCTCGTAACGTGTAAACAAGGGTCTGTTAACGGAAACCTTTTTGATTCCAGGTGCCGATGCCTTGTGCGACGAGCCACAGATTGTTCTCCTTCCGGCGCGGCTGAGGCAACACCCCATTTGGAATCGCGTGAACGTACTGTACTTTTCCCCCTCGTTCAGCCTTGTACATCCCCGAGTGGACCTTAACGCCTACACTACGTACAGTGGCGAATTTTAGTGCATCAACCATCTTCTCAGATCCTGACTTCTTGCCGGCTTGGATCGTTTTATCTAGATCAGGCGATTCCTCTTCTTCTATCTCATCGACTAATATGGGTTCAGGCTTTGTTGAAACCGGCCTACCCACCTCACGGGTTTTTCCGGAAAATATCAAATCGGATATTACAAACTCAAATTCAAACCTGTTAATACGTATTCGATCCCCATGCATCAGACGAACATCACCACTTATTTGCTGGTCATTAACATAAGTGCCATTAAGGCTTCCTCGATCGGCGATAAAGAAAGCTGATTCTTTGTATTCTATGGCAGCGTGCCGGCGACTCACGGTGCTGAATCCAACAACGATATAGTTGATATGCTCACTATCGGTACCGGCTACACGGCCTAACATAGTTGGTTTCGCACCGAGTTCATGCCTCATCTGATTGGTAAAACCATAGGTATCGATGAGAAACGCGCGTGGCACAGATGGTCCCACTCGATCACTGACTATCGGACCTCTGTCTCTGTGCATAAGAACCAGGATGCATCCTACGAGCGAAAAAACAAATACCGTGCTGGCGACGACTATAATAATCAACCGGATCTCTTCTTCTTGTCTGAAAGCTTCTAAAGACGGTCTCGCAAACTGACTGATCACAAGCGGTTGGGCAACGTGATCGGGTAATTCAATCGTGAATGCGCGAGCTCCTCTAATCCCTGCTACCGATCCCTTGTACCACTCAATCTTGTCGTCTTCGATTGGATGATAGGCAAAGGATCGCCCACCCACGCCGTTTCCTCCCAAACCACTACTGATTACCCACATCATATCCTTCGCGAAATGGGCAGACGCCTCACCTGCAACGAAGAAACCAGCTGCTGCGAGGAGACCTAAGACGTGGGGCAATTTATTGGGCATGAATCGCACTTTATTTATATTATGGGACACCCTATTTCTCCATACTTTGTGCTTCCCAGTCAACCACCTTAACCACTCAAGCATCTGGCTCGTAAGGGTAGGAATGCCCCCAAGCCTGCAGGGCACTTGCCCTATCCTCGTTCTTTTGCGAGATCTACCCGGATAACTAATCAGTGCCGGTCGCCACACCACGCCCGGGATCCGATGACCACTCGCTCCATGAGCCGGCATACAGACGTGCATCTGGCAATCCTGCATGAACTACGGCAAGCAGGTTATGACAGGCGGTCACACCAGATCCGCAATAGAATACTGCATCACTTATTGGAGCGCCCCTAGTCAACTTCTTTAGGCTTTGTCGCAATTTCTCAGGCGACAAAAACCGACCATCCTCCGCTAGATTATTTTTCCAGAAATAGTTGGTTGCTCCAGGGATATGTCCCGCCACACGATCAAGGGGTTCATAGTCACCCTTATACCGGGCGGATTCACGCGAATCGATGAGCAACGGAACTTCAGGCACTTCGTCGATGCTCACGAGCCATGTCGTTTGCGCCGTTCCATTAAAATTCGCCGGTGTGTTCGTCTCTCTTCCCCGTTGTGTGGGTAGGCCGGCGTCCCGCCAAGCCTGCCAACCACCATCTAATACCGCAACCCCATGGTGCCCCATGTACCGCAACATCCACCATAACCTGGCTGCAAATGCACCACATACTCCATCGTATGTGACAACCTGCTTGCCTTGCTCGATCCCGAGACGACTAAAAAGATCACGTAACGCCTCAGACGTTGGCATTGGATGACGTCCGCGACCTGCCACAGGCGGTTCACTGAGATCATGATCCAGATGAGCAAACACCGCTTTGGGGATGTGGCTGTCAAGATATGCGTCTTCACCTACCTCCGGATTCATGAGATCAAACCGGCAATCCACAATGACCCAATCCGGATCATCCAGGTGTTGGCTCAGGCGCCTAGTATCGATTAGCGTGGTATACATTTCTCACTAGACAGTAGCCACTATATCGAGCGGGAATAGGCTGTAAGGCCATTATATGATGGGTCGATTGTAAATCCCACGAGCTTTGTTATGGAAAATCTATCAAGCTACTGTATTTAAAACACATTTCTTGCCAAGCTCAAGCCCGTTTAAGACTGGATAAAGAGCGATGACACTGGCGGGAGTCCCAAAGAACAGAAGACCTGATTGAATTCTAGACCAAACCGGGGCAGCTCGCTGCTCTACTGATCGGATGACTTATTGTTGCAAGTTTTTCGACCGGCGCCTAAGCCGCAGATCCACCAAATTGCTTTATCAACCGAACAACATCGTCGGGGGCGTCCAGGGACATAAAATGACCCGCGTCCTTCACGATTGTCATCTCGGCTCCCGGAATCGTCTTTTGATTTGCATCGCGCTCGTCAGGCCGTGACCAGTCGTGCTCACCATAGACCAAAAGTACAGGCACCTTAATCTGCCCATATTCAGCCCGCGCATCATCCCAGCCACTAGCGTTTCGTATCACGGAAATAAAGGCCTCATAGTGGCCTGGTCGACAACCAACTTCGAACATTTCTTTTTTAAATTCGGGCGGCAAAGCTTCAGGGTACGCAACGCCTCCTTCCAGGATCTTCTCCTCTACCATTGGGTTACGTAAACGCATTACTGTTGGTCCAATGATAGGAACATGGCTCAACGAAAAAATAAGGTTCGCGACCGCCGAGCTTCGCTGGATGCCACGCCCCTTGGCATAATCATAGGGGTTAATCGAAATAACCTTCTTCACACGCGGATGCTGATGTGCCGCGAGAATCAAAGAAATGGAACCGCCGATCGAGATGCCCGCCACGATCGCATCGTTCACGTCCACCTTATCCAGAAATCCTGCTACCGCATGGACAAAAACTTCCGGCTTATACTCCACCTTTGGGATATCCGAGAATCCGTGCCCGGGATAATCAAGGGCATAAACCTTAAACTGTTTCGAGAGTTCTGGAATCACCTTCTGAAAGATGTCGAGTTGCGTGCGAAGCGTATGTAACAA
This genomic window contains:
- a CDS encoding FHA domain-containing protein; protein product: MPNKLPHVLGLLAAAGFFVAGEASAHFAKDMMWVISSGLGGNGVGGRSFAYHPIEDDKIEWYKGSVAGIRGARAFTIELPDHVAQPLVISQFARPSLEAFRQEEEIRLIIIVVASTVFVFSLVGCILVLMHRDRGPIVSDRVGPSVPRAFLIDTYGFTNQMRHELGAKPTMLGRVAGTDSEHINYIVVGFSTVSRRHAAIEYKESAFFIADRGSLNGTYVNDQQISGDVRLMHGDRIRINRFEFEFVISDLIFSGKTREVGRPVSTKPEPILVDEIEEEESPDLDKTIQAGKKSGSEKMVDALKFATVRSVGVKVHSGMYKAERGGKVQYVHAIPNGVLPQPRRKENNLWLVAQGIGTWNQKGFR
- a CDS encoding sulfurtransferase; this translates as MYTTLIDTRRLSQHLDDPDWVIVDCRFDLMNPEVGEDAYLDSHIPKAVFAHLDHDLSEPPVAGRGRHPMPTSEALRDLFSRLGIEQGKQVVTYDGVCGAFAARLWWMLRYMGHHGVAVLDGGWQAWRDAGLPTQRGRETNTPANFNGTAQTTWLVSIDEVPEVPLLIDSRESARYKGDYEPLDRVAGHIPGATNYFWKNNLAEDGRFLSPEKLRQSLKKLTRGAPISDAVFYCGSGVTACHNLLAVVHAGLPDARLYAGSWSEWSSDPGRGVATGTD
- the birA gene encoding bifunctional biotin--[acetyl-CoA-carboxylase] ligase/biotin operon repressor BirA, with protein sequence MERRWNLLSLLANGDFHSGESLGARLGISRAAVWKRVKSLQRYGLDVRGVPGKGYCLARAIELLDRERILFGIESSARDLLTRIDIYFETDSTNQRLLDRLDHAHGNVCLAEFQTAGRGRRGSCWVSPLGAGVCLSIGWCFDSFPDALTGLALAGSVAVVRTLRAFGITGVGLKWPNDVMWQGRKLAGVLLEMRGESTGPCYVVAGIGLNVAFPVTPQPEVGQPWVDMVSIVQTPVSRNKLSAKLISDLLIVLQAYARHGFAGFRDEWAQYDLISGQSVTLTLPDKQLVGHVVGIDPHGGLMMSVNGSVQTFTSGEVSLRLHT
- a CDS encoding alpha/beta hydrolase; the protein is MSNTWAIVVVGLLVFLIILVVVSYLVEAMRSAPKIPTTLKWDPKIRIAYVDVDGVRLRYITVGTGPTLVLLHTLRTQLDIFQKVIPELSKQFKVYALDYPGHGFSDIPKVEYKPEVFVHAVAGFLDKVDVNDAIVAGISIGGSISLILAAHQHPRVKKVISINPYDYAKGRGIQRSSAVANLIFSLSHVPIIGPTVMRLRNPMVEEKILEGGVAYPEALPPEFKKEMFEVGCRPGHYEAFISVIRNASGWDDARAEYGQIKVPVLLVYGEHDWSRPDERDANQKTIPGAEMTIVKDAGHFMSLDAPDDVVRLIKQFGGSAA